Below is a window of Myroides profundi DNA.
TATGTATATATGTCCTATCGGTGCACATATCATGCAATCGCTAGGTTCGCGTTATTGCGTATTTTTAATCCGTGATATATATCCGTAATCGTAGGGCTGTATCCCTTTAAACAATTACGAATTTCAAATTAACAATTACGAATCTTAGCCCTTCGGGCTTTAGTTACGCATATCACGCAATCGCTACGTTTGCGTTATCGCATTTTTAATTCATGATATATCACTATCCCAAATACCTACCCGAATTCTTCCGACTACCTATATAGCCCATCTATATTTAATGACGTATAACCGTCCAATATATCCATTCAACTTCAATTAAAAAATTGATCAACTTTTTTGAAAAAAAACACATTCTTTTTTTCAAAAATGCATCTATTTATCATCAAAAAATCTTATTTCTCCCTTAAAAGCCCCCTCTTTTTACCGCATTTTCTTCTCATTTCAGTGAAATAAGACTTGAAAAGCAAAAAAGTGTATACTTTTTTTTAAACCTGTTTTCATTTAACTAATTGATAATTAGTCATTTGTTTTAAATTGAGATGTTGTTGTACTCAACGCTATATAGCTCTTAACCCCAGTAAACTCAGGGCTTCTTCTTGGATCCTTGGACAGTTGTAGGACAATGCTAGGACTTTAGTGGGCTAAATAAGGCTTTTGTCGAAGGATGCTCCTTTTGTACTCTGGGTATTCTTCTTGTATGTAGTGTGAAGGTGTGGTAGTGGTGAATATGGCTATCAAAATGGGTAGCTTCAGATGAATTGTTGTTCCCAAAAAGGACATATTATAAGAGTTGTAAAAGATGTCTTTGTAATTAAAGATAAAGTGCCGATGCTACAACAACGAATAAATACCCCAATTAAGATTAATAAATTAGCAGTGAGTTTAGATAGTCAACCTTCGATGTTATACAGGGTTTACTTAGATTGTTATGTGAAGAGTCAATAGCACTGATATTAGAATGAATAGATGCTATGCGTCATGTATATTTGTTCATCACATCAGTAGAGACGGAATACTTCCGTCTAACACACAGTTAGATCCCAATGGATAGAAAGCCCTTATTCAAGGGGGTGATGTTTAAACTTGCCACACGTGTTTCATATGTTGTGTTCTGTGTTTAAAGCCGTCCACTGAATCCACAATATATATCATCCTGACGATAGGAGGGATTTCATTCCATTCTCACTCACGTCCTCTATGTCATCCCGACAAAGGAGGGATCTCATCCTATTGGTGTGTAGATATTTATGAGATACTGTTGTTTACTCAATAATTCGCAATGTTTACGGTTTTCCATATTAAAGTTAGTAATGAAGTAGTTATGTTTGTAGGAAAGTGTTGGAGATAATAATATTTGGATGTTATATGAATAAGAGTTAACTATTACTAACGAGTTATATATTATGGAAGTAAAAAATAATGAAAACAAAGAAGAAGAAAAAAATTATGGATTTAATTTTTTAACAAATCAACCTTTAGGAGAAGACCTATTTGAAAATAGGTCTCAAGAGAAGATAGCGACTGTAATAAGTGATAAAATAATATGTAACTCAGACTTTAAAATTATAGGGATTGATGGAGAATGGGGGGCTGGTAAGAGTAATTTAGTTAGGTTGCTAGAAAAAAAACTTGAAAAAACACATAAGTTTTTTGTGTATGATGTATGGGGACACCAAGAAGATGATCAAAGGCACTCAATATTAGCTGAGATAACTGATTTTATTATACAAAAGCAATTAGTGAATGATCAGTATAATTGGGATGATAAATTATTAAAGCTTATAAGTAAACAAAAAAATACTACTACGACTAATATTCCACATCTTAGTATTGGTTTTATTATTTCTTTATTATTAATAATATATGTACCTACAGTAAATACCTTTGCAAAAGATTTACCAATTTTATGGAAAATGATAATTGTTCTTTTACCAATTATTATTCTTTTCTGTTTATTTATTTATTTATTACTGCTATACAGAGAGAAATAAATTGTTATTAAAGGAAGAAGAAATGTATAAGCGTTTAAATAAATGGAATAAACTTAAAACTGTTAGTCTTTTAGCTACTCAACAATTGTTTAAAGTTTATACAAATAATAAAGTAGACGAAACAAAAGTTGAAATAGTAAGCGAAAAAGAACCTACAGTAAAAGAGTTTCGTGCTTGGATGAAGGACATTGATAATGATCTAAAAACTAATGTAGTTATTGTTTTTGATAACTTTGATAGACTTCCGAAAAAACATATTTTGAATGTATGGTCTTCTATTCATATCTTCTTTGCTGAAGAACCATATTCTAGGATTAAAGTGATTATTCCTTTTGATAGGAGTCATGTACAATATGCTTTTGATGAGTTGAATAATAAAGGGGGGAATAAAGTAGTTAAATTCGGAGATGATTATGTAAATAAAACATTTGATATTGTTTTTAGGATAACATTACCGATAATGTCTGATTGGAAAAAGTTTTTTCAAGAACGATGGGCAGAAGCCTTTGATAGTTATGAAGAGGAAGAACTTAGATTAGTAATTCAAGTATATGAGTTTTTAAATCGAAGAATAACACCAAGAGAGATTATATCATTTATTAATGAAATAATAACAATTAAACTTTTAGATAACAATTTTAGAGAAAGATATATTGCAATTTTCGTATTAAGAAAAGATGAAATACTTGACAATCCTTTACAAGCTGTTACAGAATTAAAAGAAATACTTGGTGGATTAACCTCTTTCTATAGTAATGATGCTGAGTATGCTAAGCAATTGACTGCGATAGTTTATCATATTGAAGTTGAAAGTGCTTTAGAGTTAATTTATAGGCAGGAGCTAAAAGATTCTATGATTAAAAAAGATATAGAACGATTTAATTCTATATGTAAGGCTGATTTTATTGATTCACAGTTTATTTCAGTAATATCTGAAATTGAAGTTTTTGAAAATCCGATTCTTACATTAGATGCGATGCGTGAAGAATCTAAGGTCTCTAAACAATTCAGAGAACAGGCATGGGAAATGCTTTATAATAAAGTATTTGCTTCCTTTATTGTAATGGATAAATTGGAAATTGATGATTGGCAAAAAGCTTTGTTAAAAAGTAATAATGATAATCGATATTTAGATGCTATTTTGAAAAGTTCTTTTAAATTAGTTAATGAGGATACTATTTATGAATATCTTGACTTAATTAACGATTTAGAAATGTTAATTGATGTTGGTAGAGTTAAGAATGGAATAGTGGGAGGAGAAGTTTCTGCAAGTATATATATGAAATTGCTTGACTATGTAGGGAAAGAATATGTTAAATTTAAAATATATACAAGTGAGATTTTATTAGATAAATATTTATCTGAGCAAACCATAGATATTATTCTGAAATTTAAAAACACAAAATATCTGTCTAAAGAGTATGATTTTAAGAAATATAGAGGGAATTTAAAAGCTAATGTAGAGAGCAATGCTAAAAATAATAATATTGATAATGTTGATAAGTTATTAGTTAAGTTAAAAGAGATAAGGTTTAAAAAAACAAAGTTAAATGCTTTATTTTCAGATAGTCAAATTTACACATTATATACTAATAATTCAGTGTCAGAATTACCTATTATAACTGACTTAATCGCTATTCGAATAGTAAGAGGAAGTGAATATAATTCTTCTTATAAGGGATATTTCACGAATGTGCTAAATACAGAAGATGAAAAAAGAGCAAAAGAAATTGGGAATACAATCTTAAATTATATTGACTATGATGAGTTATTGTTACTATCAAATTACTATAAGAATAGTTTACTATTTAAGCAAATAATAAAGACAATGTTTTCTAACGGAAAATTGGACAAAAGAGTAAATATTATAAAACTTATGGAGAAGTATTCTGAAATAAAAAGTGGCTTGGGTGTAGAAAATAATGAATTATTAGTGGAGTTAAGTAAATGGAGTATAGATCAAGATAACTTTAATTTAAATAATTTGGAAGATGTTTTGATAGAGGATTGTTTTAAGTATCAGGATTTGAACATTTCAAAAGTAATTAGGTTTGCCTTTAATAATGATTTTAAGGAGTATTCAGAAGAAGCATATAATATAATATTTAAAAATGAGGATAAAGATTGTCTTTTTAAATATTTTGTATTCTTAGATAATTCTTCACTTACAAAAACATCTTTAAATGTATTTGGAAAGTTGTTTTTAGAGAAGTTAAGAGCGGAAACCTTAGATGAGAAATGGTGGAAGGTCCTTAATGTTTATGAATCTAATAATGACGTATTGTCTGTTTCTAATACTTTAAAAGATATTAGAGCTTGCTTTTTAAATTCACAAGTAAGTTTAAATTTAGAAATAGCAAAAAAGATTATTCCACTTTTAATAAAATATGATTTGCTAATAGGGCAATCAGATATTTTTAGGTTAATATTAAAGAATGAGTTTTTAAATGATGATGAATTTATAAAACTTATTAAAAATAACCATGAAAAAGTTAAGACTCTTTATCAATCTGCTCTTTCAGATGATAAAGTAGGCTTTAGAAATACAATTAATGAAAAACGTGACTCAAATTCTTTAATAGAAGAGATAGCAAAACTAATCGATATTAGAAAAGGAAAAGTTAATAAAACTAAAAAAGATGAATAGTCTAAAAAAACAAAATATCTATCAATGAAGTATCCTATCTTTTTAATTTAGGAAAAATAATTGGGATGTAGGTGTAGGCTTCCCCATAAGATAGCTTGTGAAAATAGTGGACAAGATATTACTGATCATTTCGAGGATATCCTCGATATGATAGCAATTGGTAAAACAGCTCATCGTGAGGTAGATAGTGTGAAAATGTCACGTTATGCTTGTTATCTTGTGGTTCAAAATGCAGATCCTTCTAAAGAAATTGTTGCACAAGGACAGACGTATTTTGCAGTTCAGACGCGTATACAAGAAATACGCCAGATGGATGAATATGCTAATTTGTCTACTGAGGATGAACGACGCTTGTTTCTAAGAAATGAGTTAGCTAAACACAATACTCAACTTGCTGCTGCAGCAAAAGATGCGAGAGTGATTAAGCCAATAGATTATGCTATTTTTCAAAACCACGGATATAAAGGTTTATACGGAGGTTTAGATGCTAAGGGGATTCACCAAAAAAAAGGATTAAGTAAGAGCCAACAGATATTAGATCATATGGGCAGTACGGAGTTAGCGGCTAATTTGTTCCGTGCAACACAGACTGAGGATAAACTGCGCAGAGAGAATATTCAAGGTAAAGCAAAAGCGAATGAAACACATTATGAAGTTGGCGCTAAGGTGCGAAAGACAATTGAAGAATTAGGAGGTATGATGCCAGAAGATTTGCCTACTGTAGAGAGTGTAAAGAAAATCGAGAAACAACAAACTAAGATGTTAAATAAGAAGAAGGATAATGATGAATAAAGTAGGAAACTTATTATCATGCACTTTTAATTATCTATCTTCTTTAAGGTGTTAAATACCGATTTACAATTACGGATTCGGAAATCTGCGACAACTATAAAACGCAAAGTCGGGAGACTATTGCATAGTTGTGTAGAGACTCAAAAATCTTCAACAACTATAAAAACAAAAAGTCAGGAGACTATTGCGTAGCTGTTTACAGTCACGGATTCGGAAATCCGCGACAACTCAACAAATACTTCTACCGCACCCCATATATTTGTAATTCTCTTTAAATTTGTTATATTATAGTTTGAGGAGGAGTAATTTATAAGTTTATGTTATCACACAGAGGTAAGGAGAGAAGTTTTATGCAGAATCTGCGTTTAGCAGTGTTGTTATCATTTGTAGGAGGCGTGGTGAATGTAAGTGGTTTTTTAGCTTTAAAGCTGATGACAACCAATGTGACTGGGTATTTATCTAATTTTGCTCAGGAGGTACTTACCTTTAACAAACAAGCTATTTTGAAATCAGTGTTGTTATTGGTTTCGTTTTTCTTAGGATCTTTTACTTCTCACGTGATCTTACAGTTGCAGAAGTTGATTTGGAACAAGGTGTATTTTACAGTGCCTTTGATACTAGAGGCTATCTTATTAGGAGGAGTGGCTTATCTCGAAGGAGATATATTGTTTCAATATCCAATGAAGATAGCCTATGTACTGCTATTTGCGATGGGACTACAGAATTCTCTTGTTACTTTTATTTCTAAGGCGGTAGTGAGAACTACGCATATTACTGGGATAGTCACCGATTTAGGTATTGAAACTGCGAGGTTATTGTTTAATCTAACGAGAGCCAACCTTCGCAATCTTTTGCTTTCTCATATAGGACTTAAGGTAGCTATTGTCTTTTCGTTTGGGGTAGGAG
It encodes the following:
- a CDS encoding P-loop NTPase fold protein, whose product is MEVKNNENKEEEKNYGFNFLTNQPLGEDLFENRSQEKIATVISDKIICNSDFKIIGIDGEWGAGKSNLVRLLEKKLEKTHKFFVYDVWGHQEDDQRHSILAEITDFIIQKQLVNDQYNWDDKLLKLISKQKNTTTTNIPHLSIGFIISLLLIIYVPTVNTFAKDLPILWKMIIVLLPIIILFCLFIYLLLLYREK
- a CDS encoding P-loop NTPase fold protein, with the protein product MYKRLNKWNKLKTVSLLATQQLFKVYTNNKVDETKVEIVSEKEPTVKEFRAWMKDIDNDLKTNVVIVFDNFDRLPKKHILNVWSSIHIFFAEEPYSRIKVIIPFDRSHVQYAFDELNNKGGNKVVKFGDDYVNKTFDIVFRITLPIMSDWKKFFQERWAEAFDSYEEEELRLVIQVYEFLNRRITPREIISFINEIITIKLLDNNFRERYIAIFVLRKDEILDNPLQAVTELKEILGGLTSFYSNDAEYAKQLTAIVYHIEVESALELIYRQELKDSMIKKDIERFNSICKADFIDSQFISVISEIEVFENPILTLDAMREESKVSKQFREQAWEMLYNKVFASFIVMDKLEIDDWQKALLKSNNDNRYLDAILKSSFKLVNEDTIYEYLDLINDLEMLIDVGRVKNGIVGGEVSASIYMKLLDYVGKEYVKFKIYTSEILLDKYLSEQTIDIILKFKNTKYLSKEYDFKKYRGNLKANVESNAKNNNIDNVDKLLVKLKEIRFKKTKLNALFSDSQIYTLYTNNSVSELPIITDLIAIRIVRGSEYNSSYKGYFTNVLNTEDEKRAKEIGNTILNYIDYDELLLLSNYYKNSLLFKQIIKTMFSNGKLDKRVNIIKLMEKYSEIKSGLGVENNELLVELSKWSIDQDNFNLNNLEDVLIEDCFKYQDLNISKVIRFAFNNDFKEYSEEAYNIIFKNEDKDCLFKYFVFLDNSSLTKTSLNVFGKLFLEKLRAETLDEKWWKVLNVYESNNDVLSVSNTLKDIRACFLNSQVSLNLEIAKKIIPLLIKYDLLIGQSDIFRLILKNEFLNDDEFIKLIKNNHEKVKTLYQSALSDDKVGFRNTINEKRDSNSLIEEIAKLIDIRKGKVNKTKKDE
- the dinD gene encoding DNA damage-inducible protein D, whose protein sequence is MGCRCRLPHKIACENSGQDITDHFEDILDMIAIGKTAHREVDSVKMSRYACYLVVQNADPSKEIVAQGQTYFAVQTRIQEIRQMDEYANLSTEDERRLFLRNELAKHNTQLAAAAKDARVIKPIDYAIFQNHGYKGLYGGLDAKGIHQKKGLSKSQQILDHMGSTELAANLFRATQTEDKLRRENIQGKAKANETHYEVGAKVRKTIEELGGMMPEDLPTVESVKKIEKQQTKMLNKKKDNDE
- a CDS encoding YoaK family protein, which codes for MLSHRGKERSFMQNLRLAVLLSFVGGVVNVSGFLALKLMTTNVTGYLSNFAQEVLTFNKQAILKSVLLLVSFFLGSFTSHVILQLQKLIWNKVYFTVPLILEAILLGGVAYLEGDILFQYPMKIAYVLLFAMGLQNSLVTFISKAVVRTTHITGIVTDLGIETARLLFNLTRANLRNLLLSHIGLKVAIVFSFGVGGITAAFCFEYLHLRTLYIGVVVILFTTVYDYLVVKMMRVLEEGKQIVDWSKKVVTKDYKVYHILRRKK